Proteins found in one Candidatus Limnocylindrales bacterium genomic segment:
- the argH gene encoding argininosuccinate lyase codes for MSQKPWGGRFTRDTSKIVEEFTASIHFDKRLYKQDIQGSIAHARMLGKCGIITEAESKQIVQGLEEILAEIQRGEFAFLTELEDIHMAIERRLIEKIGEVGGKLHTARSRNDQVALDLRLYLREEIQQLIDLIQQTQLSLLTLAENNLEVILPGYTHLQRAQPILFAHHVMAYFEMLERDKERFQDCQKRVNVLPLGSAALAGTSFPIDREFVAWELGFQEVSRNSIDAVSDRDFVIETASAASLVMMHLSRLCEELVLWSSAEFGFIELSDAFCTGSSIMPQKKNPDVPELIRGKTGRVYGALISLLTTMKSLPLAYNRDMQEDKEPIFEVIDTVKASLQILSELLLEIKVNRSRTFQAANDGFSTATDVADYLVRKGIPFRVAHEITGNLIRYCLEQGKKLLDLDLEEFHKFSKDFDSDILQVIQVSESINSRKSRGGTARECVVKAIEEAKKRLGDLERQKHRE; via the coding sequence TCGTCGAAGAATTTACGGCTTCCATCCATTTCGATAAACGGCTTTACAAACAGGACATCCAGGGAAGCATTGCCCATGCCAGGATGCTGGGAAAATGCGGGATTATTACGGAAGCCGAATCTAAACAGATCGTTCAAGGCCTGGAAGAAATACTGGCCGAAATCCAGCGGGGTGAGTTTGCCTTTTTGACAGAATTAGAAGATATCCATATGGCTATTGAAAGACGCCTTATCGAGAAAATCGGAGAGGTAGGTGGTAAGCTTCATACCGCCAGAAGCCGAAATGATCAAGTCGCCCTGGATCTCAGACTTTATCTAAGAGAGGAAATCCAGCAACTCATTGATCTCATTCAACAAACTCAGCTTTCCCTGCTGACGTTAGCCGAAAATAATTTAGAGGTCATCCTGCCGGGTTATACCCACCTGCAGAGAGCACAACCCATCCTTTTTGCCCATCATGTAATGGCCTACTTTGAGATGCTGGAACGGGATAAGGAGCGCTTTCAAGATTGTCAAAAGCGAGTGAATGTGTTACCTTTAGGTTCCGCCGCATTGGCCGGTACTTCTTTTCCTATTGACCGGGAGTTTGTGGCCTGGGAGTTGGGATTTCAAGAAGTTTCCAGAAACAGTATTGATGCGGTGAGTGATCGGGATTTTGTTATTGAGACAGCTTCGGCCGCCTCCCTGGTGATGATGCACTTGAGTCGACTCTGTGAAGAGTTGGTTTTATGGTCCTCTGCCGAGTTTGGTTTTATCGAATTGAGTGATGCCTTCTGTACGGGAAGTAGTATCATGCCTCAAAAGAAAAACCCGGACGTACCTGAACTCATCCGGGGGAAAACCGGAAGGGTCTATGGAGCTCTCATCTCCCTCTTAACGACCATGAAGTCTCTCCCTTTAGCCTATAACAGGGATATGCAGGAAGATAAGGAACCCATCTTCGAAGTGATCGATACCGTAAAAGCTTCTTTACAAATTCTTTCTGAACTTCTTTTAGAAATCAAAGTGAATCGATCCAGAACCTTTCAGGCGGCAAACGATGGATTTTCTACCGCCACCGATGTGGCAGATTATCTGGTTCGAAAAGGTATTCCCTTCCGGGTAGCCCACGAAATTACCGGAAACCTTATCCGCTACTGCCTGGAGCAGGGGAAAAAGCTTCTAGATTTAGATCTAGAAGAATTTCACAAGTTTTCCAAGGATTTTGATTCTGATATCCTCCAGGTCATTCAAGTTTCAGAATCTATCAACAGCCGAAAGAGCCGGGGAGGTACGGCTCGGGAGTGTGTCGTAAAGGCCATTGAAGAGGCCAAAAAGCGGCTGGGAGACCTGGAGAGACAGAAGCACAGGGAATAA